One Paraburkholderia caffeinilytica DNA segment encodes these proteins:
- a CDS encoding GlxA family transcriptional regulator → MSTDRTASLSHFAFMPVPNFTMIAFTNAIEVLRMANYLTGQTLYRWSIVSPDGGPVTASNGLSVDTGPVECVGQPDIVFVVGGIDVQRATTPAHLSALRRFARMGCVLGSLCTGTYALARAGLLAGYACAIHWENMSALKEEFPDTRFLKELFVIDRDRVTCTGGVAPLDMMLNLITPRVGTARVTQIAEQFIVEHVRDNSAQQKMPLVARLGSANKSLFEVISLMENNIEEPLSREELARLAGMSQRQLQRLFREHLGMTPTHYYLTLRLRRARELLLQTDMSIMHITMACGFQSACHFSKSYRDAFGTAPTRERRKQAPSLAAVPVLAA, encoded by the coding sequence ATGTCCACCGATCGCACGGCGTCGCTGTCGCACTTCGCATTCATGCCGGTGCCGAACTTCACGATGATCGCGTTCACCAACGCGATCGAAGTGCTCCGCATGGCGAACTACCTGACGGGACAAACGCTTTACCGCTGGTCGATCGTGAGCCCCGACGGCGGTCCGGTGACAGCGAGCAACGGCCTCTCGGTCGATACCGGTCCGGTCGAATGTGTCGGTCAGCCGGATATCGTGTTCGTGGTCGGCGGCATCGACGTGCAGCGCGCCACGACCCCTGCCCATCTTTCCGCCTTGCGCCGCTTCGCCCGCATGGGTTGCGTGCTCGGCAGCCTGTGCACCGGCACCTATGCGCTGGCGCGCGCCGGCTTGCTGGCCGGTTATGCGTGTGCGATTCACTGGGAGAACATGTCGGCGCTCAAGGAAGAGTTTCCCGACACGCGCTTTCTGAAAGAACTGTTCGTGATCGATCGCGATCGCGTCACGTGCACGGGCGGCGTCGCGCCGCTCGATATGATGCTCAACCTGATTACGCCGCGAGTCGGCACGGCGCGGGTCACGCAGATCGCCGAACAGTTCATCGTCGAACATGTGCGCGATAACAGCGCGCAACAGAAAATGCCGCTGGTCGCGCGGCTCGGCTCGGCCAACAAGTCGCTCTTCGAAGTGATCTCGCTGATGGAGAACAATATCGAAGAGCCGCTCTCGCGCGAAGAACTCGCGCGGCTCGCCGGCATGTCGCAACGGCAATTGCAGCGCCTGTTCCGCGAACATCTGGGGATGACACCCACGCATTACTATCTGACGCTGCGCTTGCGGCGCGCCCGCGAGTTGCTGCTGCAGACCGATATGTCGATCATGCATATTACGATGGCTTGCGGCTTCCAGTCGGCCTGCCACTTCTCGAAGAGCTATCGCGACGCGTTCGGCACCGCGCCGACGCGCGAACGGCGCAAGCAGGCGCCTTCGCTGGCCGCGGTGCCTGTGCTGGCCGCTTGA
- the fdhA gene encoding formaldehyde dehydrogenase, glutathione-independent, with translation MSSNRGVVYLGQGKVEVQSIDFPKMVDPRGRSIGHGVILKVVSTNICGSDQHMVRGRTTAEIGLVLGHEITGEVIEVGRDVETLKIGDLVSVPFNVACGRCPTCKAQHTGVCLNVNPSRAGGAYGYVDMGGWIGGQAEYVLVPYADFNLLKFPDYAQAMAKIRDLTCLSDILPTGYHGAVMAGVKPGATVYIAGAGPVGMAAAASARLLGAACTIVGDMNEARLAHARKMGFQTIDLSKDATLGEQIEQILGKPEVDCAVDCVGFEAHGHGSSGSHEEAPATVLNSLMEITRAAGAIGIPGLYVTDDPGATDAAARKGSLSIRFGLGWAKSHSFHTGQTPVMKYNHNLMQAILWDRLPIADIVNVTVVSLDEAPEGYRQFDGGAPRKFVIDPHGLLKAA, from the coding sequence ATGAGCAGCAATCGCGGCGTCGTGTATCTAGGGCAGGGCAAGGTGGAAGTGCAGTCGATCGACTTTCCGAAGATGGTCGATCCGCGTGGCCGGTCAATCGGCCACGGCGTGATTCTGAAGGTGGTCAGCACGAATATTTGCGGCTCCGACCAGCACATGGTGCGCGGCCGGACAACCGCGGAGATCGGACTGGTACTCGGTCACGAGATCACCGGCGAAGTGATCGAAGTGGGCCGCGACGTTGAAACGTTGAAGATCGGCGACCTCGTGTCGGTGCCGTTCAACGTTGCTTGCGGACGTTGTCCGACCTGCAAGGCGCAGCACACGGGCGTGTGCCTGAACGTGAACCCGTCGCGGGCCGGCGGGGCTTATGGCTACGTCGACATGGGCGGCTGGATCGGCGGCCAGGCCGAGTACGTGCTGGTGCCGTACGCGGATTTCAATTTGCTGAAGTTCCCCGACTACGCTCAGGCGATGGCGAAAATCCGCGACCTGACCTGCCTGTCCGACATTCTGCCGACCGGCTATCACGGCGCGGTAATGGCGGGCGTGAAGCCGGGCGCGACTGTCTATATCGCAGGCGCGGGGCCGGTGGGAATGGCAGCGGCTGCTTCCGCGCGCCTGCTGGGCGCGGCCTGCACGATCGTCGGCGACATGAACGAGGCGCGTCTCGCGCATGCGCGCAAGATGGGCTTCCAGACCATCGATCTCTCGAAGGACGCGACGCTCGGCGAGCAGATCGAACAGATTCTCGGCAAGCCCGAGGTGGATTGCGCGGTGGACTGCGTCGGTTTCGAGGCGCACGGCCACGGCAGCAGCGGCTCGCATGAGGAAGCGCCGGCCACGGTCCTCAATTCGCTGATGGAAATCACCCGGGCCGCCGGCGCGATCGGCATTCCGGGCCTGTACGTGACGGACGATCCGGGCGCCACCGATGCCGCCGCCCGAAAAGGCAGCCTGAGCATCCGCTTCGGGCTCGGCTGGGCGAAGTCGCATTCGTTCCATACCGGGCAGACGCCGGTGATGAAGTACAACCACAATCTGATGCAGGCGATCCTGTGGGACCGGTTGCCGATTGCCGACATCGTCAACGTGACGGTGGTCTCGCTCGACGAAGCGCCGGAAGGCTACCGGCAGTTCGATGGCGGTGCGCCGAGGAAGTTTGTGATCGACCCGCACGGGTTGTTGAAGGCGGCTTGA
- a CDS encoding VOC family protein, with amino-acid sequence MQVIRKAFRLYVAPGELERTIVFYETVQRTSCERRIRLDQAGIEVAIVGECILLAGSAEALAPVRDAQAVFMVDSLDEFASWLRANGAVMLHEPREAPGGRNLTARHPDGLVVEYYEAHGST; translated from the coding sequence ATGCAGGTCATCAGGAAGGCTTTTCGTCTGTACGTCGCGCCAGGCGAACTGGAGCGCACCATCGTTTTCTACGAAACCGTTCAGCGCACGTCGTGCGAGCGAAGAATCAGGCTCGACCAGGCTGGTATCGAGGTCGCGATCGTCGGCGAGTGCATTCTGCTCGCGGGAAGCGCTGAGGCATTGGCGCCTGTGCGCGACGCACAGGCGGTGTTCATGGTCGATTCTCTCGACGAATTTGCGTCGTGGCTGCGGGCGAACGGCGCGGTCATGCTGCATGAACCACGCGAGGCGCCGGGCGGTCGCAACCTGACTGCACGCCATCCGGATGGACTCGTCGTCGAATACTACGAAGCGCATGGGAGCACGTAG
- a CDS encoding zinc-binding dehydrogenase: MKAWQLERLGGTLSLTDRPVPEPRAGGVVVRIEASSLMSYMKDYVDGKLPIYHAPPQPFIPGGNGVGVVHAVGRDVWHLQPGQRVVLSSHFVAQENVREPAQILIGVTANGSVGHRVQADWPDGTLAEYASFPASAVTPVDDLPQFSAVQLALTMRCIVPFGGLLRGRLAAGETLIVSGATGAYGSAAVLVALAMGASRAVAVGRNAQALESVAKLGGGRVITVAATGNVAADTQAIRAAANGGAHIVFDMVGNARDPNLTLAALSGLAQGGRLVLMGSMSVPLPLPYTEVMLNGWEILGQFMYPRDAYRRLLDLVRGGQLGIDALHALVYPLAALPAAMDAAATAGNFECVVIDHRA; the protein is encoded by the coding sequence ATGAAAGCCTGGCAACTTGAGCGGCTCGGCGGGACCTTGAGCCTGACCGATAGGCCTGTTCCGGAGCCGCGCGCCGGCGGCGTTGTGGTTCGCATCGAAGCGTCGTCGTTGATGTCGTACATGAAGGACTATGTCGACGGCAAGCTGCCGATCTATCACGCGCCGCCGCAGCCATTCATACCCGGCGGCAACGGCGTGGGCGTCGTGCATGCGGTGGGCCGCGACGTGTGGCATCTGCAGCCGGGGCAACGCGTCGTCCTGTCGTCGCATTTCGTCGCGCAGGAAAACGTGCGGGAGCCGGCGCAGATTCTGATTGGCGTGACGGCAAACGGGTCGGTCGGCCATCGCGTGCAGGCCGATTGGCCCGACGGCACGCTCGCCGAATATGCGTCCTTTCCCGCGAGCGCGGTGACACCGGTCGACGATCTGCCGCAATTCAGTGCCGTGCAGCTCGCGTTGACGATGCGCTGTATCGTGCCGTTCGGCGGTTTGCTGCGCGGGCGTCTCGCGGCGGGAGAGACCCTCATCGTATCGGGCGCCACGGGCGCGTATGGCAGCGCCGCCGTGCTCGTCGCGCTGGCGATGGGGGCGAGCCGCGCCGTCGCGGTGGGCAGGAATGCGCAGGCGCTCGAGTCTGTCGCGAAGCTCGGCGGCGGCCGCGTGATCACGGTGGCGGCGACCGGCAACGTAGCCGCCGATACGCAGGCGATACGTGCGGCGGCAAATGGCGGTGCGCATATTGTCTTCGACATGGTCGGCAACGCCCGTGACCCGAACCTGACACTTGCCGCGCTGAGCGGCCTCGCTCAGGGCGGCAGGCTCGTCCTGATGGGCAGCATGAGCGTCCCGCTGCCGCTTCCCTATACCGAAGTCATGCTGAACGGCTGGGAAATTCTTGGCCAGTTCATGTATCCACGAGACGCGTACCGGCGTCTGCTCGATCTCGTTCGCGGCGGACAGCTCGGCATCGACGCGCTGCATGCGCTCGTCTATCCGCTGGCGGCACTACCGGCAGCCATGGACGCCGCGGCTACGGCTGGCAACTTTGAATGTGTCGTCATCGATCACAGGGCATAG
- a CDS encoding AraC family transcriptional regulator: MDALSDVLSMLRVSSVLSSRFEGRGAWAFRFPAYQGIKFGGVLSGRFHLWIVGSKTPLTLEQGDFYMLTDGQPFCSASDPEREPLDGPAIYRSIRGADGVVRYQGDGDHERLSLASGRFTFENDVTEILLRHLPPLIHLRAAELGSHALSRILDLLEWETNGVHAGADVASSSLAALVLVHALRAYLASTPQPEGWLGALADPKIGSALAMMHAQPGERWTVESLALAVGMSRTAFATRFRRQVGSAPLDYLARWRMTIARSALKHSDEPLTEIASRIGYLSDTAFSIAFKRSTGQSPGRFRALSREA; encoded by the coding sequence ATGGACGCACTTTCCGATGTGCTTTCCATGCTGCGGGTGAGCAGCGTGTTGTCGTCCCGCTTCGAAGGACGCGGCGCGTGGGCCTTCCGTTTTCCCGCGTATCAGGGGATCAAGTTCGGCGGCGTGCTGTCGGGGCGATTTCACCTGTGGATCGTCGGCAGCAAAACGCCTTTGACGCTCGAACAGGGCGATTTCTACATGCTCACGGACGGCCAGCCGTTCTGTTCGGCGAGCGACCCCGAGCGCGAGCCGCTCGACGGACCGGCAATTTATCGCAGCATTCGTGGCGCGGACGGCGTGGTGCGCTATCAGGGCGACGGCGATCACGAACGGCTGAGTCTCGCAAGCGGCCGCTTCACGTTCGAGAACGACGTCACGGAGATTCTGCTCAGGCATCTGCCGCCGCTGATCCATCTTCGTGCGGCGGAGCTGGGCTCGCACGCGCTGTCGCGCATCCTCGACCTGCTCGAATGGGAAACGAACGGCGTGCATGCCGGTGCGGATGTCGCAAGCAGCAGTCTCGCCGCGCTGGTTCTCGTTCACGCGCTACGCGCGTACCTGGCGTCAACGCCGCAACCCGAGGGCTGGCTCGGCGCGTTGGCCGATCCGAAGATTGGCAGCGCCTTGGCGATGATGCATGCGCAGCCCGGCGAACGCTGGACCGTCGAGAGTCTCGCGTTAGCGGTGGGCATGTCGCGCACCGCGTTTGCGACGCGCTTTCGCCGCCAGGTGGGCAGCGCGCCGCTCGACTACCTCGCCCGGTGGCGCATGACGATTGCCCGATCGGCGCTCAAGCACTCGGACGAACCGTTGACGGAGATTGCGTCGCGAATCGGCTATCTGTCGGACACGGCGTTCAGCATCGCGTTCAAGCGCTCGACTGGACAGAGCCCCGGACGATTCCGTGCGCTTAGCCGTGAGGCGTGA
- the betI gene encoding transcriptional regulator BetI, whose protein sequence is MPKLGMREIRRAQLIDATLLTIDQTGLAGATLASVAQRASISTGIVSHYFGDKDGLLEATMRHVLRDLWQATSKRRRAAKADPRSKLRAVVAANFDAEQTSGPVMKTWLAFWSESMHKPQLRRLQYVNTRRLNSNLCADFSKALPRAAARRAASGLAALIDGLWLRGALSGEPFDTKAALRVANEYIDLVLEARN, encoded by the coding sequence ATGCCCAAACTCGGAATGCGCGAAATCCGCCGCGCCCAGCTGATCGACGCAACCCTGCTGACCATCGACCAGACCGGCCTGGCCGGTGCGACGCTCGCCTCGGTCGCGCAGCGCGCGAGCATTTCCACCGGCATCGTCAGTCACTATTTCGGCGACAAGGACGGATTGCTCGAAGCCACCATGCGCCACGTGCTGCGAGACCTCTGGCAGGCCACGTCGAAACGGCGCCGTGCGGCAAAGGCGGATCCTCGCTCGAAACTGCGCGCAGTCGTGGCTGCGAATTTCGACGCCGAGCAGACCAGCGGCCCGGTCATGAAAACGTGGCTCGCATTCTGGTCGGAAAGCATGCACAAGCCGCAATTGCGGCGGCTTCAATACGTGAACACACGGCGTTTGAACTCGAACCTGTGCGCGGATTTTTCGAAAGCGTTGCCGCGTGCGGCGGCGCGTCGTGCCGCGAGCGGTCTGGCGGCGTTGATCGACGGACTGTGGCTGCGCGGCGCGTTGTCCGGCGAGCCCTTCGATACGAAGGCTGCCCTGCGCGTGGCAAACGAATACATCGATCTGGTGCTGGAAGCGCGCAACTAG
- the betB gene encoding betaine-aldehyde dehydrogenase, protein MAVFATQRLYIGGAYVDATSGETFDTLDPATGETLATVQQASAADVDRAVQSARDGQREWAALTAMQRSRILRCAVEILRARNDELAALETRDTGKAIAETRAVDIVTGADVIEYYAGLATAIEGQQIPLRPSSFVYTRREPLGVCAGIGAWNYPIQIACWKSAPALAAGNAMIFKPSEITPLSALKLAEIYTEAGVPAGVFNVVQGDGRVGAMLAAHPDIEKISFTGGVETGKKVMSLAGASSLKEVTMELGGKSPLLVFDDANLERAADIAMSANFFSSGQVCTNGTRVFVQRSVLERFETLVLERVKRIRVGAPTDADTNFGPLVSAAQLQKVLGYIERGVQEGARLIAGGKRLTQGHFGSGQYVEPTVFTGCHDEMRIVREEIFGPVMSILVFDDEDEAISRANNTAYGLAAGVVTENLARAHRVIHRLEAGICWINTWGESPAEMPVGGYKQSGVGRENGITTLEHYTRIKSVQVELGPYQPVF, encoded by the coding sequence ATGGCGGTATTCGCAACGCAACGTCTCTATATAGGCGGCGCCTACGTCGACGCAACCAGTGGCGAGACTTTCGACACGCTCGACCCCGCCACCGGCGAAACGCTTGCCACGGTGCAACAAGCCTCGGCGGCCGACGTCGATCGCGCGGTGCAATCCGCACGCGACGGCCAACGCGAGTGGGCCGCGCTCACGGCGATGCAGCGTTCGCGCATCCTGCGCTGCGCGGTCGAGATCCTGCGCGCGCGCAATGACGAACTCGCCGCACTCGAAACGCGCGACACCGGCAAGGCGATCGCGGAGACCCGGGCGGTCGATATCGTCACGGGTGCGGACGTGATCGAGTACTACGCGGGCCTTGCTACCGCGATTGAAGGACAACAGATTCCGTTGCGGCCGTCGTCCTTTGTTTACACGCGGCGTGAACCGCTTGGCGTGTGTGCCGGAATCGGCGCATGGAACTATCCGATCCAGATTGCGTGCTGGAAATCGGCGCCCGCGTTGGCAGCCGGCAACGCGATGATCTTCAAGCCGAGCGAAATCACGCCACTGTCCGCGTTGAAGCTCGCCGAGATTTACACGGAAGCCGGTGTACCGGCCGGCGTGTTCAACGTCGTGCAAGGCGATGGACGCGTGGGCGCGATGCTCGCCGCGCATCCGGACATCGAGAAGATTTCGTTCACCGGCGGCGTCGAAACGGGCAAGAAGGTGATGTCGCTGGCGGGCGCCTCGTCGCTGAAAGAGGTGACGATGGAACTGGGCGGCAAGTCCCCCCTGCTCGTCTTCGACGATGCCAACCTCGAACGCGCCGCCGACATCGCGATGAGCGCCAACTTCTTCAGCTCCGGCCAGGTCTGTACGAACGGCACACGTGTCTTCGTGCAGCGTAGCGTGCTGGAACGGTTCGAGACGCTTGTACTGGAACGCGTCAAGCGGATTCGCGTCGGTGCGCCCACTGACGCCGACACCAATTTCGGCCCGCTGGTCAGCGCCGCGCAACTGCAGAAAGTGCTCGGCTACATTGAAAGGGGCGTGCAGGAAGGCGCGCGGCTCATTGCCGGCGGCAAGCGGCTGACGCAAGGCCACTTCGGCAGCGGTCAATATGTCGAGCCGACGGTTTTCACCGGCTGCCACGACGAGATGCGTATCGTGCGCGAGGAAATCTTCGGCCCGGTAATGAGCATCCTTGTTTTCGACGACGAAGACGAAGCGATCTCGCGTGCAAATAACACCGCATATGGACTCGCCGCCGGCGTTGTCACCGAGAACCTGGCGCGCGCCCATCGCGTGATTCATCGGCTCGAAGCGGGTATCTGCTGGATCAATACGTGGGGCGAATCGCCCGCGGAAATGCCGGTGGGCGGCTACAAGCAATCGGGGGTCGGCCGTGAGAACGGCATCACCACCCTCGAACACTACACGCGCATCAAGTCCGTGCAGGTCGAGCTCGGCCCGTATCAACCGGTGTTCTAA